From the genome of Medicago truncatula cultivar Jemalong A17 chromosome 2, MtrunA17r5.0-ANR, whole genome shotgun sequence:
AGAGGAATGCATGGATGCCAACTGATATGCCATGCCACGTGTCAGCTTTTAACTGGGCCAAGCCATTCCCGCCATTTGGACTGGCGGGACCAAGACAAAAGCCTGCACGCGCTACAGTAAAAATCAGGTCTGCAGGCGCGTGAACAGTGAAAAGCAGACGCGTGAACAGCGCAAAGCAGGCGCGTGGCAGGGCAAAGCAGGCGCGTGACTGTACGAAGCAGGCGCGTGACAGGCTTTTCTAGCGTAACAGGACACGTGTTGCGATTTCACAGGCCAGGACTGGTCATTCCCGCCGTTTGGACTGGCGGTAATGAAAGGGAATCCGGTTTCCTGCAGAAACCTGCTGAAAAGACCATTCTACAAGCTAGAAACGATAAATGCATCAGTGAAATGAAAAGACGATACTGAATTATTGCTGAAAGTTGTTGTGGACATAAATTCACAAGATGAAAATTTTCATCTATAAAATCAGTGTTCTAGTTTCACATTACTACACACCAATTTTAaaattcctctcaaaaaaaaaccAGTGTAAAGCTTTCTTCTATAAAATCAGTGTTCTaacctttctttccttttcaaaaaaaccaTACCGTAAAGCCTTTCTTACCTTCTAATTTAAAGATGGGAGACATACTTTATTTAGGCAACAAACATAGATCTCGTCATATTTCAGAAACTATTAATGtaagtttatattattttattttaattgaaacttaattatattaatattatttatgtttaattatttatgtataTCAATTCTATTAAGAGTATGTATGTATAATTAGTAACACTCAATTATTAacaatattgatattttgtagAACGAAGACCAACATTATCTTCGAGTTCGATGTCATCGTAAGATTTCTCCGGCGCCCCCAACCATTGAAGATAGCTTAAGGTCAGCCGGATTGTGGGACTTTActaatttaaacaaatataacGTTGATAATCGTTTAATAGTCGCGTTATGTGAAAGATGGAGGCCGGAGACCCACACATTTCTTTTTCCATCGGGCGAGTGTACAATAACGTTGGAAGACGTTCATATGCTCCTTGGTTTAAAGGTTAACGGTGAACCGATAACCGGTAAAACAGAAGTTGGGTGGGAGATTGTTGAACCTATATTAGGAAGTAAGCCATTAAACACTCGCCATGACGGGAAGAGTATAAGATTATCATGGCTTCAAGAATATATCAACGGTGTTGGTATGACAGGTCCCCCGACGACTCTACATATGTTTAGAGCCTATTTCTTATACTTGATAGGCTCTCGAATAATGCCTAATAATAGTGGTAATCTTGTACATTTATCGTTTTTGCAATTGTTGGATAAATCACCTGAGGAGGTTGGACAGTATAGTTGGGGTTCAGCTTGTTTGGCCACGCTATATAGATCCTTGTGTGACGGTGCAATATATGGCAATACCGAAATGCCTGGGTGCACAATTCTCTTGCAAGCATGGGCGTGGTCAAGAATGTCATGCTTAGCTCCCGTGCCAAGGATACCACCGCAAGCTCATGCACAACTTCCGTTGGCAAATATGtaagtaaaataaatgttatttttttttattaatttttacataaatttatcCAGACTTTACTAAttataacattttcaaaattaactagATGGCTAGAACATGGTAATAAATTCGTGGAAAATCCTCGGCATAATCTTGTATGTACGCGTTTAAAAATCGACACCATGACATATGATCAGGTATTACACTTTCTTTTAGTCATTGCTTTTTAGTCAACAATTGAAGActaatattcattctttttaaaCAGTTCTCCTGGAGGCCTTATGTCAACTTCAATTACAGCAACGAAGAAGAAAGCCAGATATGGTCTGCAAACACATATCTCATCTGTTTTCAGATTGTCGAGAGACATCAGACAGACAGAGTAAGGCTTCAATTTGGCTTACCGCAACACCCACCTTCCTTACcagaaaatttgaaagatttccACAAAATTAATTTGTCAAAAGATAGAATTAAAGGCTCGTGGGGAGATAAGCATCATCGTCAAGTCCAAAACTGGAACCAACGTCATCAATTAGCACTTCACGGCGTTCGGTATAACCATGAGGTTTATCCAAATCGTCAATATTTTGCATGGTATTGGGAATTTTTCGGAGATTATCTGTGGCTTTCTAGAGAAGTATTATTGTCAAACCCAAGGCAAGCATGTGCATCAATTTTACCAGGATTGCCGCGTGACTATCCTGCAGTCCCACAAACTTATACGGTGCCAGATGAA
Proteins encoded in this window:
- the LOC112420299 gene encoding serine/threonine-protein phosphatase 7 long form homolog, whose protein sequence is MLLGLKVNGEPITGKTEVGWEIVEPILGSKPLNTRHDGKSIRLSWLQEYINGVGMTGPPTTLHMFRAYFLYLIGSRIMPNNSGNLVHLSFLQLLDKSPEEVGQYSWGSACLATLYRSLCDGAIYGNTEMPGCTILLQAWAWSRMSCLAPVPRIPPQAHAQLPLANIWLEHGNKFVENPRHNLVCTRLKIDTMTYDQFSWRPYVNFNYSNEEESQIWSANTYLICFQIVERHQTDRVRLQFGLPQHPPSLPENLKDFHKINLSKDRIKGSWGDKHHRQVQNWNQRHQLALHGVRYNHEVYPNRQYFAWYWEFFGDYLWLSREVLLSNPRQACASILPGLPRDYPAVPQTYTVPDENMWSNTPPPYNQFMTPPPTNFDQTFNPSTNYNYNQTYQSPPQPTNQILHNTPIPYPTYSQQSHHGESSRTSNYSFDDYNPTQYTTQTGYPDQSQYSSFNLPTTPHFVNYPQTSYAPQWPNSQTNPIENLAAGFNDDDFVNEIWTNSASQMQNEVAMCAP